The proteins below come from a single Thermopolyspora flexuosa genomic window:
- a CDS encoding Maf family protein: protein MSEIVLASASPARLAVLRGAGLDPKVVVSGVDEEAISADTPAELCLALARAKAAAVAGGLTGGLVIGCDSVLELGGRAYGKPASADDAIARWRMMRGRTGRLLTGHCVIDAATGREAARVASTVVRFGRPSDEEIAAYVATGEPLRVAGAFTLDGFGGWFVEGIDGDHGNVLGISLPLLRELFAELGVPVTALWRPPS from the coding sequence ATGAGTGAGATCGTGCTGGCTTCCGCGTCCCCGGCCCGGCTCGCGGTACTGCGGGGCGCCGGGCTCGACCCCAAGGTCGTGGTGAGCGGGGTCGACGAGGAGGCGATCAGCGCCGACACCCCGGCCGAGCTGTGCCTGGCGCTGGCCCGGGCGAAGGCGGCCGCCGTGGCCGGTGGGCTGACCGGCGGGCTCGTCATCGGCTGCGACTCGGTGCTGGAGCTCGGCGGTCGCGCGTACGGCAAGCCCGCCTCGGCGGACGACGCGATCGCCCGGTGGCGGATGATGCGGGGCCGTACCGGTCGGCTGCTCACCGGGCACTGCGTGATCGATGCGGCCACCGGGCGGGAGGCGGCGCGGGTGGCGTCCACCGTGGTGCGGTTCGGGCGGCCGTCGGACGAGGAGATCGCGGCGTACGTGGCGACGGGGGAGCCGCTGCGGGTGGCCGGTGCGTTCACCCTCGACGGGTTCGGCGGCTGGTTCGTCGAGGGCATCGACGGCGACCACGGCAACGTGCTCGGCATCTCGCTCCCGCTGCTGCGCGAGCTGTTCGCGGAGCTCGGCGTCCCGGTCACCGCGCTGTGGCGACCGCCCTCCTGA
- a CDS encoding EI24 domain-containing protein, whose product MSREITQGVGKGMGGVVAGARSFLAGLGWVVRNPRWWFLGLVPALLALVLYVLAFVLLALYVGDLTRFFTPFAEGWPEGLRGVFRFLVGVVIFGFGLLVAIKTYVSVTLVIGDPFYEKLSERVELDMGGLPKAPDVSLWRSILRSLRDSVVIGLQVAALTIPLFVLGFVPVIGQTVVPVLGALVSGFFLAVELTGLPMERRGLLRADRFRILRRNMGAALGFGVLAFLIFLIPLAVVVTMPAAVAGSVVLVRTLVPAPDPAASADDEPALPPEPR is encoded by the coding sequence ATGAGCCGCGAGATCACGCAGGGAGTCGGCAAGGGGATGGGCGGGGTCGTCGCCGGGGCTCGGAGCTTCCTCGCCGGGCTGGGGTGGGTCGTCCGCAACCCCCGATGGTGGTTCCTCGGGCTCGTCCCGGCCCTTCTGGCGCTCGTGCTGTACGTCCTCGCGTTCGTGCTGCTCGCACTGTACGTCGGGGACCTGACCAGGTTCTTCACCCCGTTCGCCGAGGGGTGGCCCGAGGGGCTGCGGGGCGTGTTCCGGTTCCTCGTGGGCGTCGTGATCTTCGGGTTCGGCCTGCTCGTCGCGATCAAGACGTACGTCTCGGTCACGCTCGTGATCGGCGACCCGTTCTACGAGAAGCTGTCCGAACGGGTGGAGCTGGACATGGGCGGCCTGCCCAAGGCGCCCGACGTGTCGCTGTGGCGGTCGATCCTCCGCTCGCTGCGGGACAGCGTGGTGATCGGGCTGCAGGTCGCCGCGCTGACGATCCCGCTGTTCGTGCTCGGCTTCGTGCCGGTGATCGGGCAGACCGTGGTGCCGGTGCTCGGCGCGCTGGTGTCGGGGTTCTTCCTCGCCGTCGAGCTCACCGGCCTGCCGATGGAGCGGCGCGGGCTGCTGCGCGCCGACCGGTTCCGGATCCTGCGGCGGAACATGGGGGCGGCGCTCGGCTTCGGCGTGCTCGCCTTCCTCATCTTCCTGATCCCGCTCGCCGTCGTGGTCACGATGCCCGCCGCGGTGGCCGGATCCGTGGTGCTGGTGCGCACGCTGGTGCCCGCGCCCGACCCCGCCGCGTCCGCGGACGACGAGCCCGCCCTCCCGCCGGAGCCGCGCTAG
- a CDS encoding DUF4192 domain-containing protein has product MSIDEKPRMVLASPTDLLCALPYLLGFHPTDSLVVAGFAGRPPDGRLRLTARWDLPLAAGATARLVPLLTREEVTRVALVGYGPGPRVTPAVDEVIAALRDAGVAVLEALRTDGARYWSYLCRNVRCCPPEGVPYDVGASPVAAQATLHGMVALPDREALERTLTPVDGPVRQAMRRATARAAAEFRRRLLAAERPDDFAVDFVTAGLERVRNAVRLYQRGDRLSDDEAARLGLDLAVIRVRDEAWTLIDDDTIAAHLALWRDLTTRLEPPFTPPAASLLGVTAWRNGDCTLANIAIDRALAVDPGYTMARLLSEGLCRLIPPDVLRSGPTSKEIDEQMGRPTVAWLLPLCGLLDTVGLAHSAPRCLEPP; this is encoded by the coding sequence ATGAGCATCGACGAGAAGCCCCGGATGGTGCTGGCCTCGCCCACCGACCTGCTCTGCGCCCTGCCCTACCTGCTGGGGTTCCATCCCACCGACAGCCTCGTGGTCGCCGGGTTCGCCGGGCGCCCACCGGACGGGCGGCTGCGGCTCACGGCGCGGTGGGACCTGCCCCTCGCGGCCGGTGCGACGGCCCGGCTGGTGCCGCTGCTCACCCGGGAGGAGGTCACGCGGGTGGCCCTGGTCGGCTACGGCCCGGGCCCGCGCGTCACCCCCGCGGTCGACGAGGTGATCGCCGCGCTGCGGGACGCGGGCGTGGCGGTCCTCGAGGCGCTCCGCACCGACGGTGCCCGCTACTGGTCGTACCTGTGCCGGAACGTCCGCTGCTGCCCGCCCGAGGGCGTGCCGTACGACGTGGGAGCGAGTCCGGTCGCGGCCCAGGCCACCCTCCACGGCATGGTCGCCCTCCCCGACCGGGAGGCGTTGGAGCGAACGCTCACCCCCGTCGACGGCCCGGTACGGCAGGCCATGCGCCGGGCGACCGCGCGGGCCGCGGCCGAGTTCCGCCGCCGCCTGCTCGCGGCCGAGCGCCCCGACGACTTCGCGGTGGACTTCGTGACCGCCGGCCTGGAGCGGGTGCGGAACGCGGTGCGCCTCTATCAACGCGGCGACCGGCTCTCCGACGACGAGGCCGCGCGCCTCGGCCTCGACCTCGCCGTCATCCGCGTCCGGGACGAGGCGTGGACGCTCATCGACGACGACACCATCGCCGCCCATCTGGCGCTCTGGCGGGACCTCACCACCAGACTCGAGCCACCCTTCACCCCGCCCGCCGCGTCCCTCCTCGGCGTCACCGCCTGGCGCAACGGCGACTGCACCCTCGCGAACATCGCGATCGACCGCGCCCTCGCCGTCGACCCCGGCTACACGATGGCCCGCCTCCTGTCGGAGGGCCTCTGCCGCCTCATCCCACCCGACGTCCTCCGCTCCGGCCCGACCTCGAAAGAAATCGATGAACAGATGGGCCGCCCGACCGTGGCGTGGCTGCTCCCCCTCTGCGGCCTACTCGACACCGTCGGCCTCGCCCATTCCGCCCCGAGGTGCCTGGAGCCGCCGTGA
- a CDS encoding DUF1707 and DUF4870 domain-containing protein has translation MQAAVPRGPGGRVVPHPQLRVTDQDREQVVERIKTAFAEGRIDKDEMDLRLDRAMTARTHGELAPVVQDLYPQEYVPRPAPAHAYPPPYPGAPDAAERIGASAAHLLALTGLIVIGPLIMMLVMGRRSPYVRRHAVEALNCHLTMLGATILLPFTVIGVALIPVIWVVGLILWILGGIVALGDSDFRYPMTVRLVK, from the coding sequence ATGCAGGCTGCGGTACCTCGGGGGCCCGGCGGCCGGGTCGTCCCGCACCCTCAGCTCCGCGTCACCGACCAGGACCGGGAGCAGGTGGTCGAGCGCATCAAGACGGCGTTCGCCGAGGGGCGGATCGACAAGGACGAGATGGACCTGCGGCTCGACCGCGCGATGACCGCCCGCACGCACGGCGAGCTGGCACCGGTGGTGCAGGACCTCTATCCCCAGGAATACGTCCCGCGGCCCGCGCCGGCCCACGCGTACCCGCCGCCGTACCCGGGCGCGCCCGACGCGGCCGAGCGGATCGGCGCCTCGGCGGCGCACCTGCTGGCGCTCACCGGGCTGATCGTGATCGGCCCTCTGATCATGATGCTCGTCATGGGGAGGAGATCCCCGTACGTGCGGCGGCACGCGGTGGAGGCGCTCAACTGCCACCTCACCATGCTCGGGGCGACGATCCTGCTGCCGTTCACGGTGATCGGCGTCGCCCTCATCCCGGTCATCTGGGTCGTCGGGCTGATCCTGTGGATCCTCGGCGGGATCGTCGCGCTCGGCGACAGCGACTTCCGCTATCCGATGACCGTGCGGCTGGTCAAGTAG
- a CDS encoding ATP-dependent DNA ligase, whose protein sequence is MQDGRVLLIELARTSTAVAADSARSAKIRHLAELLGRVEPGEAEIAIAYLSGVLPQRQVGIGWQTLRDLPPPRQVATVTLGWVNERLDRIKACTGPGSQAARKALVAELFGALTAQEQSFLSRLLRGELRQGALDGVMIEALAKAADVPAPEIRRALTLRGSLPAVGAAALRGGVDALRAFRLEVGRPVAPMLAQSAPDVAAALARIGGPAVLEWKLDGVRVQAHRSEDRVSVFTRTLEEITAQVPELVEAVRALPATDLVLDGEVIALRPDGRPEPFQVTSGRVANKTDVARLRESTPLSVFFFDALRVDGRDLLDLPAADRYAELSRVVPGRLLIPRLVTADPEEGTRFFTEAVRQGHEGLVVKSLGSPYAAGRRGAGWIKVKPRHTLDLVVLAAEWGHGRREGKLSNLHLGARDPETGGFVMLGKTFKGLTDELLEWQTRRFLEIAEGPTDNWVVTLRPELVVEIAFDGVQRSPRYPGGMALRFARVLRYRPDKRPEDADTVATVRSLMI, encoded by the coding sequence ATGCAGGATGGCCGTGTGCTGCTGATCGAGCTGGCTCGGACGTCCACGGCCGTGGCCGCCGACTCGGCCAGGTCGGCCAAGATCCGGCACCTGGCGGAGCTGCTCGGCCGGGTGGAGCCGGGCGAGGCGGAGATCGCCATCGCCTATCTGTCGGGCGTGCTGCCGCAGCGGCAGGTGGGGATCGGCTGGCAGACCCTGCGCGACCTGCCGCCGCCCCGCCAGGTGGCCACCGTGACGCTCGGCTGGGTCAACGAGCGGCTCGATCGGATCAAGGCGTGCACCGGCCCCGGATCCCAGGCGGCGCGCAAGGCCCTCGTCGCCGAGCTGTTCGGGGCGCTCACCGCGCAGGAGCAGTCGTTCCTCTCCCGCCTGCTCCGGGGTGAGCTGCGGCAGGGCGCGCTCGACGGGGTGATGATCGAGGCGCTCGCCAAGGCCGCCGACGTTCCCGCGCCCGAGATCCGGCGGGCGCTCACGCTGCGCGGCTCCCTGCCCGCGGTGGGCGCGGCCGCGCTCCGCGGCGGGGTGGACGCGCTGCGCGCGTTCCGCCTCGAGGTGGGCCGCCCGGTCGCGCCGATGCTGGCGCAGAGCGCACCGGACGTGGCCGCCGCGCTGGCCAGGATCGGCGGGCCCGCGGTGCTCGAGTGGAAGCTCGACGGCGTACGCGTCCAGGCGCACCGGTCCGAGGACCGGGTGTCCGTCTTCACCCGGACCCTCGAGGAGATCACCGCCCAGGTGCCCGAGCTGGTCGAGGCGGTGCGCGCGCTGCCCGCCACCGACCTCGTGCTCGACGGCGAGGTGATCGCGCTGCGCCCCGACGGGCGGCCGGAGCCGTTCCAGGTCACCTCCGGCCGGGTGGCGAACAAGACCGACGTGGCGCGGCTGCGCGAGTCGACCCCGCTCAGCGTCTTCTTCTTCGACGCGCTCCGCGTCGACGGCCGGGACCTGCTCGACCTGCCCGCCGCCGACCGGTACGCCGAGCTGTCCCGGGTGGTCCCCGGCAGGCTGCTGATCCCCCGGCTGGTCACCGCCGACCCGGAGGAGGGCACCCGGTTCTTCACCGAGGCGGTACGGCAGGGCCACGAGGGCCTGGTGGTCAAGTCGCTGGGCTCGCCGTACGCGGCGGGGCGGCGCGGCGCCGGGTGGATCAAGGTGAAGCCCCGGCACACCCTCGACCTCGTCGTGCTCGCCGCCGAGTGGGGGCACGGCCGGCGCGAGGGCAAGCTGTCCAACCTGCACCTTGGGGCCCGCGACCCCGAGACCGGCGGCTTCGTCATGCTGGGCAAGACCTTCAAGGGCCTCACCGACGAGCTGCTCGAGTGGCAGACCCGGCGCTTCCTCGAGATCGCCGAGGGCCCGACCGACAACTGGGTGGTCACGCTCCGCCCCGAGCTCGTCGTCGAGATCGCCTTCGACGGGGTGCAGCGCTCCCCGCGCTACCCCGGCGGCATGGCGCTGCGCTTCGCCCGCGTCCTCCGCTACCGCCCCGACAAGCGGCCCGAGGACGCCGACACCGTGGCGACCGTACGCTCCCTCATGATCTGA
- a CDS encoding FKBP-type peptidyl-prolyl cis-trans isomerase produces the protein MALQKPEVDFPEGRPPADLQIVDIVEGNGPEAKPGHTVDVHYVGVAYSTGEEFDASWNRGQPLRFSLGAGQVIAGWDQGVAGMRVGGRRKLVIPPHLGYGDRGAGNIIKPGETLIFVVDLLGVR, from the coding sequence ATGGCACTACAGAAGCCGGAAGTCGATTTTCCGGAGGGGCGTCCGCCCGCGGACCTGCAGATCGTCGACATCGTCGAGGGGAACGGCCCGGAGGCGAAGCCCGGGCACACGGTGGACGTCCACTACGTGGGCGTGGCGTACTCCACCGGCGAGGAGTTCGACGCGTCGTGGAACCGCGGGCAGCCGTTGCGGTTCTCGCTCGGCGCGGGCCAGGTCATCGCCGGGTGGGACCAGGGCGTGGCCGGCATGCGCGTCGGCGGCCGCCGCAAGCTCGTCATCCCGCCGCACCTCGGCTACGGCGACCGTGGCGCGGGCAACATCATCAAGCCCGGCGAGACGCTCATCTTCGTGGTGGACCTGCTCGGGGTGCGCTGA
- a CDS encoding GuaB1 family IMP dehydrogenase-related protein, with protein MRFLNDQAPSFDLTYSDVFMVPSRSSIDSRLSVDLSTSDGTGTTIPVIVANMTAVAGRRMAETVARRGGLAILPQDIPLDVVADVIDWVKRRHLVYDTPITLTPHDTVGEALHLLPKRAHGAVIVVDWDNKPVGVVTEADCQGVDMFTRLSEVMSASLLTLPAGVDGRQAFDILTEGRHRLAPVVDADGRLVGILTRTQALRATLYQPAVDAQGRLRIGAAVGVNGNVAAKAKEILDAGADVLVVDTAHGHQQKMIDALRAVRSLAPGVPIVAGNVVTAEGVRDLVEAGADIVKVGVGPGAMCTTRMMTGVGRPQFSAVLECAAEARRLGRHVWADGGVRHPRDVALALAAGASNVMIGSWFAGTLESPGDVQVDSDGRRYKESFGMASARAVRLRTADDDPYDRARKSLFEEGVSTSRMYLDPQRPSVEDQLDAIVAGLRSSLTYAGASNLEEFHERAVVGIQSINGYSEGMPLHQSWR; from the coding sequence GTGCGTTTCCTCAACGACCAGGCACCCTCCTTCGACCTGACCTACAGCGACGTGTTCATGGTTCCGTCGCGCTCCTCGATCGACTCCCGGCTGTCGGTGGACCTGTCCACGTCGGACGGAACCGGGACCACGATCCCCGTTATCGTCGCCAACATGACCGCGGTGGCCGGGCGCCGCATGGCCGAGACCGTGGCCCGCCGCGGGGGCCTCGCGATCCTGCCGCAGGACATCCCGCTCGACGTCGTCGCCGACGTGATCGACTGGGTGAAGCGGCGCCACCTGGTGTACGACACCCCGATCACCCTCACCCCGCACGACACCGTCGGCGAGGCGTTGCATCTGTTGCCGAAGCGAGCCCACGGCGCGGTGATCGTGGTCGACTGGGACAACAAGCCGGTCGGGGTGGTGACCGAGGCCGACTGCCAGGGCGTCGACATGTTCACCCGGCTGTCGGAGGTGATGTCGGCGTCGCTGCTCACCCTGCCCGCGGGCGTGGACGGCCGCCAGGCCTTCGACATCCTGACCGAGGGGCGGCACCGGCTCGCCCCGGTGGTGGACGCCGACGGGCGGCTCGTCGGCATCCTCACCCGGACCCAGGCGCTGCGGGCCACCCTGTACCAGCCGGCGGTCGACGCGCAGGGCCGCCTGCGCATCGGCGCGGCGGTGGGCGTGAACGGCAACGTCGCGGCGAAGGCGAAGGAGATCCTCGACGCCGGGGCCGACGTGCTCGTGGTCGACACCGCCCACGGCCACCAGCAGAAGATGATCGACGCGCTGCGGGCGGTGCGCAGCCTCGCCCCGGGCGTGCCGATCGTCGCCGGGAACGTGGTCACCGCCGAGGGGGTACGGGACCTGGTCGAGGCCGGGGCCGACATCGTGAAGGTGGGCGTCGGGCCCGGCGCGATGTGCACCACGCGGATGATGACCGGGGTCGGGCGGCCGCAGTTCTCCGCGGTGCTGGAGTGCGCGGCCGAGGCGCGGCGGCTCGGCCGCCACGTGTGGGCCGACGGCGGGGTACGGCACCCGCGGGACGTGGCGCTGGCGCTCGCCGCCGGGGCGTCTAACGTGATGATCGGCTCCTGGTTCGCGGGCACGCTGGAGTCGCCCGGCGACGTTCAGGTCGACTCGGACGGGCGGCGCTACAAGGAGAGCTTCGGTATGGCCTCGGCCCGTGCCGTACGGCTGCGCACCGCCGACGACGACCCGTACGACCGGGCGCGCAAGTCGCTGTTCGAGGAGGGCGTGTCCACCTCGCGCATGTACCTCGACCCGCAGCGCCCGTCGGTGGAGGACCAGCTCGACGCGATCGTGGCGGGCCTGCGCTCGTCGCTCACCTACGCGGGGGCGTCGAACCTGGAGGAGTTCCACGAGCGGGCCGTGGTGGGGATACAGAGCATCAACGGCTACAGCGAGGGCATGCCGCTGCACCAGAGCTGGCGCTAG